The Maylandia zebra isolate NMK-2024a linkage group LG7, Mzebra_GT3a, whole genome shotgun sequence genome contains a region encoding:
- the LOC106674485 gene encoding endoplasmic reticulum chaperone BiP, translating to MKLLWVVMLLVGTVFAADDDDKKDNVGTVVGIDLGTTYSCVGVFKNGRVEIIANDQGNRITPSYVAFTSEGERLIGDAAKNQLTSNPENTIFDAKRLIGRTWGDSSVQQDIKYFPFKVTEKKSKPHIQVDIGGGQMKTFAPEEVSAMVLTKMKETAEAYLGKKVTHAVVTVPAYFNDAQRQATKDAGTIAGLNVMRIINEPTAAAIAYGLDKKDGEKNILVFDLGGGTFDVSLLTIDNGVFEVVATNGDTHLGGEDFDQRVMEHFIKLYKKKTGKDVRKDNRAVQKLRREVEKAKRALSAQHQARIEIESFFEGEDFSETLTRAKFEELNMDLFRSTMKPVQKVLEDSDLKKSDIDEIVLVGGSTRIPKIQQLVKEFFNGKEPSRGINPDEAVAYGAAVQAGVLSGEEDTGDVVLLDVCPLTLGIETVGGVMTKLIPRNTVVPTKKAQIFSTASDNQPTVTIKVYEGERPLTKDNHLLGTFDLTGIPPAPRGVPQIEVTFEIDVNGILRVTAEDKGTGNKNKITITNDQNRLTPEDIERMVNDAERFADEDKKLKERIDARNELESYAYSLKNQIGDKEKLGGKLSDDDKESIEKAVEEKIEWLESHQDADLDEFQAKKKELEEVVQPIITKLYGSAGGPPPEGSEQDEKDEL from the exons atgaaGCTGTTGTGGGTTGTGATGCTGTTAGTCGGCACAGTGTTTGCCGCCGACGATGATGATAAGAAGGACAACGTGGGGACTGTGGTTGGGATTGATCTGGGGACCACATACTCATG TGTTGGAGTGTTCAAGAATGGACGCGTGGAGATTATTGCCAATGACCAGGGAAACCGAATTACCCCCTCCTACGTGGCCTTCACCAGTGAAGGTGAGCGTCTGATCGGTGATGCTGCCAAGAATCAGCTGACCTCTAACCCTGAGAACACCATCTTTGATGCCAAGAGGCTCATTGGTCGCACATGGGGTGACTCGTCTGTGCAGCAGGACATCAAGTACTTCCCCTTCAAG GTTACTGAGAAGAAGAGCAAGCCCCATATCCAGGTTGACATTGGTGGTGGTCAGATGAAGACCTTTGCTCCCGAGGAGGTCTCTGCTATGGTGCTGACTAAGATGAAGGAGACTGCTGAGGCTTACCTGGGCAAGAAG GTCACACATGCTGTGGTCACTGTCCCCGCCTACTTCAACGATGCCCAGCGCCAGGCCACTAAGGATGCTGGTACCATTGCTGGTCTGAATGTTATGCGAATCATCAATGAGCC AACTGCTGCTGCTATTGCTTATGGCCTGGACAAGAAGGACGGAGAGAAGAACATTCTTGTGTTCGATCTGGGCGGTGGCACCTTTGATGTCTCTCTTCTGACCATTGACAACGGTGTTTTCGAAGTGGTGGCCACCAACGGTGACACTCATCTGGGAGGAGAGGACTTTGACCAGCGTGTCATGGAGCACTTCATCAAGCTGTACAAGAAAAAGACTGGCAAAGATGTGCGCAAAGACAACCGTGCTGTGCAGAAGCTGCGTCGCGAGGTCGAGAAGGCCAAGAGGGCGCTGTCTGCCCAGCACCAAGCCCGCATTGAGATCGAGTCTTTCTTTGAGGGAGAGGACTTCTCTGAGACCCTGACTCGTGCCAAGTTTGAGGAGCTGAACATG GACCTGTTCCGTTCCACCATGAAGCCTGTACAGAAGGTGCTGGAAGATTCTGACTTGAAGAAGTCTGACATTGATGAGATTGTCCTGGTTGGAGGCTCCACCCGTATCCCCAAAATCCAGCAGCTGGTGAAGGAGTTTTTCAATGGCAAAGAGCCATCTAGAGGCATTAACCCTGATGAGGCTGTGGCATACGGAGCTGCTGTGCAGGCTGGCGTGCTTTCtggagaggaggacactg GTGATGTGGTTCTTCTGGATGTGTGCCCCCTGACCCTTGGTATTGAGACTGTTGGAGGAGTAATGACCAAGCTGATCCCCAGAAACACTGTGGTGCCCACCAAAAAAGCTCAGATCTTTTCTACAGCCTCTGATAACCAGCCTACTGTCACCATCAAAGTCTATGAAG gtGAGCGTCCTTTGACCAAAGACAACCATCTCCTGGGTACCTTTGACCTGACTGGCATCCCCCCTGCTCCTCGCGGTGTACCGCAGATTGAAGTCACCTTTGAGATTGATGTCAACGGCATTCTGCGTGTCACTGCTGAGGACAAGGGCACAGGCAACAAGAACAAGATCACAATCACAAATGACCAGAACCGGCTAACGCCCGAGGATATCGAGCGCATGGTGAACGACGCAGAACGCTTTGCTGACGAAGATAAGAAGCTGAAGGAGAGGATCGACGCTCGCAATGAGCTGGAGAGCTACGCATACTCCCTGAAGAACCAGATCGGTGACAAGGAGAAGCTTGGTGGCAAGCTGTCAGATGACGATAAGGAGTCCATTGAGAAAGCAGTGGAGGAGAAGATTGAATGGTTGGAATCCCACCAAGATGCTGACCTGGATGAGTTCCAGGCCAAGAAGAAGGAGCTTGAGGAGGTGGTTCAGCCCATTATCACCAAGCTCTACGGTAGTGCAGGTGGTCCACCACCAGAGGGCAGTGAGCAAGATGAGAAGGATGAGTTGTAG